In a genomic window of Streptomyces roseoviridis:
- a CDS encoding DUF4865 family protein, giving the protein MHAMQYEITLPADYDMGIIRARVAARGHLLDDFPGLGLKAYLVRERGDGSPVNQYAPFYLWADPAGMNAFLWGPGFQGVVRDFGRPVVQHWTALAYDEGPAASSVPRAATRRRWPLPEGAEPGDAVAEALDRHSRRATADGVVASALAVDPRHWELLSFTLWAAPEAPDEGEHFQVLHLSAPGRGRLGAGRLW; this is encoded by the coding sequence GTGCACGCCATGCAGTACGAGATCACCCTGCCCGCCGACTACGACATGGGGATCATCCGCGCGCGGGTGGCGGCCCGCGGCCATCTCCTCGACGACTTCCCGGGACTCGGCCTCAAGGCGTATCTGGTGCGGGAACGGGGGGACGGCTCGCCGGTCAACCAGTACGCGCCGTTCTATCTGTGGGCCGACCCGGCGGGCATGAACGCGTTCCTGTGGGGTCCCGGATTCCAGGGCGTCGTCCGCGATTTCGGCCGGCCCGTCGTACAGCACTGGACGGCGCTCGCGTACGACGAGGGCCCGGCGGCCTCCTCGGTACCCCGGGCGGCGACCCGTCGCCGGTGGCCGCTGCCCGAAGGGGCCGAGCCGGGCGACGCGGTCGCGGAGGCGCTGGACCGCCACTCCCGCCGGGCGACGGCGGACGGAGTCGTGGCGAGCGCCCTCGCCGTCGACCCGCGCCACTGGGAGCTGCTGTCGTTCACCCTGTGGGCGGCTCCGGAAGCGCCGGACGAGGGCGAGCACTTCCAGGTCCTGCACCTGTCGGCGCCGGGACGCGGACGGCTGGGAGCGGGGCGGCTGTGGTGA
- a CDS encoding MFS transporter: MPLLNKVRTAASGESRGDTASLPLSRLRLALTLFFALDGFLFAGWVVRIPAIKQQTGATAGDLGLALLGVSAGAVVTMTLTGRLCRHYGSHPVTVATAVLLSLSLALPPLTRSPLTLGLVLLVFGAAYGGINVAMNSAAVDLVTALRRPVMPSFHAAFSLGGMLGAGLGGLVAGSLSPTAHLLGLTAAGLLLTAVAGPVLLRHPSPAPPESLPAKTAGPAAGPADPAAAPSAGSRRTVLLFGVIALCTAYGEGALADWGALHLAQDLHAHPGVAAAGYSLFALTMTAGRLSGTALLERLGQTRTLVAGGLTAAAGMLLGALAPTVWAALLGFAVTGLGLANIFPVAVARAGALAGPGGVATASTLGYGGMLLGPPSIGFLADWFSLPVALTTVAVLAAGAAVMGYTARNARG, from the coding sequence GTGCCGCTACTAAACAAAGTACGGACGGCCGCATCGGGGGAATCCCGCGGAGACACCGCGTCCCTTCCCCTGTCCCGCCTCCGCCTCGCCCTGACCCTGTTCTTCGCGCTCGACGGCTTCCTCTTCGCCGGCTGGGTGGTCCGCATCCCCGCCATCAAGCAGCAGACGGGCGCCACCGCCGGCGACCTCGGACTCGCCCTGCTCGGTGTCTCCGCCGGCGCCGTCGTCACCATGACGCTCACCGGCCGCCTCTGCCGCCACTACGGCAGCCACCCCGTCACCGTCGCCACGGCCGTCCTGCTCTCCCTCTCCCTGGCCCTGCCGCCGCTCACCCGCTCCCCGCTCACCCTGGGGCTCGTCCTGCTGGTCTTCGGCGCCGCCTACGGCGGCATCAACGTGGCGATGAACAGCGCCGCCGTCGACCTCGTCACCGCCCTGCGCCGACCCGTGATGCCGAGCTTCCACGCGGCCTTCAGCCTCGGCGGCATGCTCGGCGCCGGACTCGGCGGCCTGGTGGCCGGAAGCCTGTCGCCCACGGCGCACCTGCTCGGCCTCACCGCGGCCGGACTCCTCCTGACGGCGGTCGCCGGACCCGTGCTCCTGCGCCACCCCTCCCCCGCCCCGCCCGAGTCGCTCCCCGCGAAAACGGCCGGCCCGGCGGCCGGCCCGGCGGACCCCGCCGCCGCGCCGTCCGCCGGCTCACGCCGTACGGTGCTCCTCTTCGGCGTGATCGCACTCTGCACGGCGTACGGGGAAGGCGCGCTGGCCGACTGGGGCGCCCTGCACCTCGCACAGGACCTGCACGCCCACCCCGGCGTGGCGGCCGCCGGATACTCGCTGTTCGCCCTGACCATGACCGCGGGACGGCTCTCGGGCACCGCCCTGCTCGAACGGCTCGGCCAGACCCGCACCCTGGTCGCGGGCGGCCTCACCGCCGCCGCCGGAATGCTGCTCGGGGCCCTCGCCCCGACCGTCTGGGCCGCCCTGCTCGGTTTCGCCGTAACCGGCCTCGGCCTCGCCAATATCTTCCCGGTCGCCGTCGCCCGCGCGGGCGCCCTCGCCGGACCGGGCGGTGTCGCGACCGCCTCCACCCTCGGCTACGGCGGCATGCTGCTCGGGCCGCCGTCCATCGGCTTCCTCGCCGACTGGTTCTCGCTGCCGGTGGCCCTCACGACCGTCGCCGTCCTCGCCGCCGGCGCCGCCGTCATGGGCTACACCGCCCGTAACGCCCGGGGGTGA
- a CDS encoding TetR/AcrR family transcriptional regulator — translation MYSGCMSANASERLIEATRSLLWERGYVGTSPKAIQQAAGAGQGSMYHHFTGKPDLALAAIRRTAEEMRAAAERVLGAQGPAYARIEAYLLRERDVLRGCPVGRLTMDPEVIADDELRAPVDETLDWLRGRLTGIVQEGLDNGEFSGPMRPEEIASTVVATVQGGYVLARASGSPAAFDTAVRGLLALLSPRTP, via the coding sequence ATGTACAGTGGGTGCATGAGCGCCAACGCGTCCGAGCGACTGATCGAGGCCACCCGCTCCCTGCTGTGGGAACGGGGCTACGTCGGCACCAGCCCCAAGGCGATCCAGCAGGCGGCCGGGGCCGGGCAGGGCAGCATGTACCACCACTTCACCGGCAAGCCGGACCTCGCCCTCGCCGCGATCCGGCGGACCGCCGAGGAGATGCGGGCCGCCGCGGAGCGAGTGCTCGGCGCGCAGGGGCCGGCGTACGCGCGGATCGAGGCGTATCTGCTGCGCGAGCGCGACGTGCTGCGCGGCTGTCCGGTGGGGCGGCTCACGATGGACCCCGAGGTCATCGCGGACGACGAGCTGCGCGCACCGGTGGACGAGACGCTGGACTGGCTGCGCGGCCGGCTCACCGGGATCGTCCAGGAGGGCCTGGACAACGGGGAGTTCAGCGGCCCGATGCGCCCGGAGGAGATCGCCTCCACCGTCGTCGCGACCGTCCAGGGCGGCTATGTCCTCGCCCGTGCCTCGGGCTCCCCCGCCGCCTTCGACACCGCCGTCCGCGGCCTGCTCGCCCTTCTGTCCCCGCGCACCCCCTGA
- a CDS encoding geranylgeranyl reductase family protein, with translation MSSENADAGAAEAEGTEGSAEAGSGATGPDGSTVWDVVVVGAGPAGASAAYAAAVAGRRVLLLEKAELPRYKTCGGGIIGPSRDALPPGFELPLQDRVHAVTFSHQGRFARTRRSRRMLFGLINRPEFDAQLVDHAQKAGAELRTGVTVSRVEQHGPAVPDRRTVAVVLADGETVLARAVVGADGSASRIGAHVGVKLGQVDLGLEAEIPVPPSVAEDWKGRVLIDWGPMPGSYGWVFPKGDTLTVGVISARGEGAATKRYLEDFIARLGLAGFEPAISSGHLTRCRTDDSPLSRGRVLVCGDAAGLLEPWTREGISFALRSGRLAGEWAVRIAEAGDAVDARRQALNYAFAIKAGLGVEMAVGRRMLAVFERRPGLLHAAITGLRPAWRAFTDITRGATTLAGLVRGNGLAHRALDLLDRRIDTSAGVGPVGRGVPPRKDDGAGADETPGATTTTGGSTGADAAGPQVPEAS, from the coding sequence GTGAGCAGCGAGAACGCAGACGCCGGGGCGGCAGAGGCCGAAGGGACCGAAGGGTCCGCAGAGGCCGGATCGGGGGCGACGGGCCCGGACGGGAGCACCGTCTGGGACGTGGTCGTGGTGGGCGCCGGGCCCGCCGGCGCCTCCGCGGCGTACGCGGCGGCCGTCGCCGGACGCCGGGTCCTGCTCCTGGAGAAGGCCGAGCTGCCCCGCTACAAGACCTGCGGCGGAGGGATCATCGGCCCGTCGCGCGACGCGCTGCCGCCCGGCTTCGAACTGCCCCTGCAGGACCGGGTCCACGCCGTCACCTTCTCCCACCAGGGCCGCTTCGCGCGCACCCGCCGTTCCCGGCGCATGCTGTTCGGCCTCATCAACCGGCCCGAGTTCGACGCCCAGCTCGTCGACCACGCCCAGAAGGCGGGCGCCGAGCTGCGCACCGGAGTCACCGTCTCGCGGGTCGAGCAGCACGGACCGGCCGTGCCGGACCGCCGGACCGTCGCCGTCGTCCTCGCCGACGGCGAGACCGTGCTGGCCCGCGCCGTGGTCGGCGCCGACGGCAGCGCGAGCCGGATAGGCGCGCACGTCGGCGTCAAGCTCGGCCAGGTCGACCTCGGTCTGGAGGCGGAGATCCCGGTGCCGCCGTCGGTGGCCGAGGACTGGAAGGGCCGGGTCCTCATCGACTGGGGTCCGATGCCGGGCAGTTACGGCTGGGTGTTCCCCAAGGGCGACACGCTGACCGTCGGCGTCATCTCGGCGCGCGGCGAGGGAGCCGCCACCAAGCGCTATCTGGAGGACTTCATCGCCCGGCTCGGTCTCGCGGGCTTCGAACCGGCGATCTCGTCCGGTCATCTGACCCGTTGTCGCACCGACGACTCCCCGCTCTCCCGCGGCCGGGTTCTGGTCTGCGGCGACGCGGCGGGACTGCTGGAGCCGTGGACGCGCGAGGGCATCTCCTTCGCCCTGCGCTCCGGGCGGCTCGCGGGCGAATGGGCGGTCCGGATCGCCGAGGCCGGTGACGCGGTGGACGCGCGCCGCCAGGCGCTCAACTACGCCTTCGCCATCAAGGCCGGGCTCGGCGTGGAGATGGCCGTGGGCCGCCGGATGCTCGCCGTGTTCGAGCGGCGGCCCGGTCTCCTGCACGCGGCGATCACCGGACTCCGGCCCGCGTGGCGGGCGTTCACGGACATCACGCGCGGTGCGACGACCCTGGCCGGCCTGGTCCGCGGCAACGGCCTCGCCCACCGCGCCCTCGACCTGCTCGACCGCCGAATCGACACCTCGGCGGGCGTGGGACCGGTGGGGCGGGGCGTGCCGCCGCGCAAGGACGACGGTGCGGGCGCCGATGAGACCCCTGGTGCGACGACGACCACGGGCGGGAGCACCGGTGCCGATGCGGCCGGGCCGCAGGTGCCCGAGGCGTCCTGA
- a CDS encoding nitroreductase family deazaflavin-dependent oxidoreductase gives MNVVNRAVAWVTRRGISVWGSRILAVRGRKSGEWRRTPVNVLTVDGAQYLIAPRGHVQWTHNMRAAGGGELHLGRHVEPFTAVEVADDDKPVLLRAYLKRWKAEVGVFFQGVGPDSTDAELRAIAPRHPVFRISATSAPDA, from the coding sequence ATCAACGTCGTCAACCGCGCGGTGGCCTGGGTGACCCGCAGGGGCATCAGCGTCTGGGGCTCGCGGATCCTCGCCGTACGCGGCCGCAAGAGCGGCGAATGGCGTCGCACCCCCGTCAACGTGCTCACGGTGGACGGCGCCCAGTACCTGATCGCTCCGCGCGGCCACGTCCAGTGGACCCACAACATGCGGGCGGCGGGCGGCGGTGAGCTGCACCTCGGCAGGCATGTGGAGCCGTTCACGGCCGTGGAGGTCGCGGACGACGACAAGCCGGTACTGCTCCGCGCCTATCTCAAGCGCTGGAAGGCCGAGGTCGGAGTCTTCTTCCAGGGCGTCGGACCGGACTCCACCGACGCGGAGCTGCGCGCCATCGCACCCCGGCACCCCGTCTTCCGGATCAGCGCGACCTCGGCCCCCGACGCCTGA
- a CDS encoding TetR/AcrR family transcriptional regulator, with product MTSVQGARARARIEITAAIKDEARRQLAAEGAAKLSLRAVARELGMVSSALYRYFPSRDDLLTALIIDAYDAVGAAAERAHTDAEATAPDDHLAHWTAVCRAVRAWAVEHPHEYALIYGSPVPGYTAPHDTVAPASRVGLLLVSIARAAYRGRGVALPKLPATLHPEAERLAADLAPDLPPALAVALVFAWAQLFGLISFEVFGQFNRIVEDRDAFFTTAAERLGREAGLIPRP from the coding sequence ATGACCAGCGTTCAAGGGGCCCGCGCCCGCGCCCGGATCGAGATCACCGCCGCCATCAAGGACGAGGCTCGCCGTCAGCTCGCCGCCGAGGGCGCCGCCAAACTCTCCCTGCGCGCCGTCGCCCGCGAACTGGGCATGGTCTCCTCCGCGCTCTACCGCTACTTCCCGAGCCGCGACGACCTCCTGACCGCGCTCATCATCGACGCCTACGACGCCGTCGGCGCCGCAGCCGAACGGGCCCACACCGACGCCGAGGCCACGGCCCCCGACGACCACCTCGCCCACTGGACCGCCGTCTGCCGCGCCGTCCGCGCCTGGGCCGTCGAGCACCCCCACGAGTACGCCCTCATCTACGGCTCCCCGGTCCCCGGCTACACCGCACCCCACGACACCGTCGCCCCCGCCTCTCGCGTCGGCCTCCTCCTCGTCTCCATCGCCCGCGCCGCCTACCGCGGCCGGGGTGTCGCCCTGCCGAAGCTCCCCGCCACGCTGCATCCCGAGGCCGAACGGCTCGCCGCCGACCTCGCCCCCGACCTCCCGCCGGCCCTCGCCGTCGCCCTCGTCTTCGCCTGGGCCCAGCTCTTCGGGCTGATCTCCTTCGAGGTCTTCGGCCAGTTCAACCGGATCGTCGAGGACCGCGACGCCTTCTTCACCACCGCCGCCGAACGCCTCGGCCGCGAGGCCGGTCTCATCCCGCGGCCCTGA
- the cpt gene encoding chloramphenicol phosphotransferase CPT, with protein MTTKMIILNGGSSAGKSGIVRCLQAVLPDPWLAFGCDSFVDALPAAMRASEEGIVFEEDGGVSVGEDFRTLEAAWTEGIVTMARAGARIVVDDVFLGGAASQQRWRKALGDLDADVLWVGVRCDSAVASGREIARGDRTPGMAAQQADLVHQGVVYDLEVDTTRTESLECARLIAARVVR; from the coding sequence ATGACCACCAAGATGATCATCCTCAACGGCGGTTCCAGCGCGGGCAAGTCGGGGATCGTACGGTGTCTGCAAGCCGTGCTCCCCGACCCCTGGCTGGCCTTCGGCTGCGACTCGTTCGTGGACGCGCTGCCCGCCGCCATGCGCGCCTCGGAGGAGGGGATCGTGTTCGAGGAGGACGGCGGGGTGAGCGTGGGTGAGGACTTCCGGACGCTGGAGGCCGCCTGGACGGAGGGCATCGTGACGATGGCCCGGGCCGGCGCCCGGATCGTCGTCGACGACGTCTTCCTCGGCGGTGCCGCCTCGCAGCAGCGGTGGCGCAAGGCCCTCGGCGACCTTGACGCGGACGTGCTGTGGGTCGGCGTCCGGTGTGACAGCGCGGTCGCCTCCGGACGGGAGATCGCCCGTGGCGACCGCACTCCCGGCATGGCCGCCCAGCAGGCGGACCTCGTCCACCAGGGCGTCGTCTACGACCTGGAGGTCGACACCACCCGTACCGAATCGCTGGAGTGCGCCCGCCTCATCGCCGCCCGCGTCGTCCGCTGA
- a CDS encoding maleylpyruvate isomerase family mycothiol-dependent enzyme, with translation MRTDAHIDALDTAGKALLDAAATAGPDAEVPTCPGWRVRDLLRHTTMVHRWATAFVAEGHTSYHPDGGEPDLDGDALLSYVRDGHARLVSALREAPADLECWTFLPAPSPLAFWARRQAHETTVHRADAESALAAGPGPVDPRLAADGINELLRAMHGRDRSRVRTPEPRTLRVRATNTGDVWTVRLSPEAPRTRTDDEGPADCELSGPADLLYLTLWNRLPQEAVTVTGDASLARLWRENSAITWS, from the coding sequence CTGAGAACCGACGCCCACATCGACGCGCTCGACACCGCCGGCAAGGCACTCCTGGACGCCGCGGCGACGGCCGGGCCCGACGCCGAGGTCCCCACCTGCCCGGGCTGGCGGGTCCGCGACCTGCTGCGGCACACCACGATGGTCCACCGCTGGGCCACCGCCTTCGTCGCCGAGGGGCACACCTCCTACCACCCCGACGGCGGCGAGCCCGACCTCGACGGCGACGCGCTCCTGTCGTACGTACGCGACGGGCACGCCCGTCTGGTCTCCGCCTTGCGGGAGGCGCCCGCGGACCTGGAGTGCTGGACCTTCCTGCCGGCGCCGTCGCCGCTCGCGTTCTGGGCGCGGCGCCAGGCGCACGAGACGACCGTCCACCGGGCCGACGCCGAGTCGGCGCTGGCCGCCGGACCGGGCCCGGTGGACCCGCGGCTCGCCGCCGACGGCATCAACGAACTGCTGCGCGCCATGCACGGCCGCGACCGCAGCCGGGTCCGCACGCCCGAGCCGCGCACGCTGCGCGTGCGCGCCACCAACACCGGTGACGTGTGGACCGTACGCCTCTCACCCGAGGCGCCCCGCACCCGCACGGACGACGAGGGTCCGGCGGACTGCGAGCTGAGCGGCCCGGCCGACCTGCTCTATCTGACGCTGTGGAACCGGCTGCCGCAGGAGGCCGTGACCGTGACCGGCGACGCGTCCCTGGCCCGGCTGTGGCGGGAGAACTCCGCGATCACCTGGTCGTAG
- a CDS encoding dipeptidase has protein sequence MTANPIAETVASLMPRAKAELTELVAFQSVADEAVAPRSECEAAANWVADALRAEGFEDVALLDTPDGSQSVYGVLPGPAGAPTVLLYAHYDVQPMLVETAWVTPPFQLTEREDGRWYGRGAADCKGGFIMHLLALRALKANGGVPVTVKMIVEGSEEQGTGGLERYAEAHPELLAADAIVIGDAGNFRVGLPTVTATLRGMTMIRVTIDTLQGNLHSGQFGGAAPDALAALIRVLDSLRAEDGSTVIDGLPADAVWEGLQYPEADFRRDAKVLDGVELPGNGTVADRVWARPAVTVIGIDAHPVAGATPSIPATARAQISLRVPPGQDAAKATELLYAHIEKHTPWNARVSLEQVGQGQAFQADTSSPAYVSMAEAMKVAYPGEEMQTAGMGGSIPLCNTLATLYPEAEILLIGLSEPDAQIHAVNESVSPQELERLSVAEAHFLLNYARSKA, from the coding sequence ATGACCGCGAATCCGATCGCCGAGACCGTCGCATCCCTGATGCCCCGCGCCAAGGCGGAGCTGACGGAGCTGGTGGCCTTCCAGTCGGTCGCGGACGAGGCCGTCGCCCCGCGCAGCGAGTGCGAGGCCGCGGCGAACTGGGTGGCGGACGCGCTGCGCGCAGAGGGCTTCGAGGACGTGGCGCTGCTCGACACCCCGGACGGTTCGCAGTCGGTGTACGGCGTGCTGCCCGGCCCGGCCGGCGCGCCGACCGTGCTGCTGTACGCGCACTACGACGTGCAGCCGATGCTGGTCGAGACGGCGTGGGTGACGCCGCCGTTCCAGCTGACCGAGCGGGAGGACGGCCGCTGGTACGGGCGCGGCGCGGCCGACTGCAAGGGCGGCTTCATCATGCACCTGCTCGCGCTGCGCGCCCTGAAGGCGAACGGCGGGGTGCCGGTCACGGTCAAGATGATCGTGGAGGGCTCGGAGGAGCAGGGCACCGGCGGTCTGGAGCGTTACGCGGAGGCGCACCCCGAGCTTCTCGCGGCGGACGCGATCGTCATCGGCGACGCGGGCAACTTCCGGGTCGGGCTGCCGACCGTGACGGCGACGCTGCGCGGCATGACGATGATCCGGGTCACCATCGACACGCTGCAGGGCAACCTGCACTCGGGTCAGTTCGGCGGGGCTGCGCCGGACGCGCTGGCGGCGCTGATCCGCGTACTGGACTCGCTGCGGGCGGAGGACGGTTCGACCGTCATCGACGGGCTGCCGGCGGACGCGGTGTGGGAGGGCCTGCAGTACCCGGAGGCCGACTTCCGCAGGGACGCGAAGGTGCTCGACGGGGTGGAGCTGCCGGGCAACGGCACGGTCGCCGACCGCGTCTGGGCGCGGCCCGCCGTGACGGTCATCGGCATCGACGCCCACCCGGTGGCGGGGGCGACGCCGTCGATCCCGGCGACGGCCCGCGCGCAGATCAGCCTTCGCGTGCCGCCCGGCCAGGACGCGGCGAAGGCCACGGAGCTGCTGTACGCGCACATCGAGAAGCACACGCCGTGGAACGCGCGGGTCAGCCTGGAGCAGGTGGGCCAGGGGCAGGCGTTCCAGGCGGACACGTCGAGCCCGGCGTACGTGTCGATGGCGGAGGCGATGAAGGTCGCGTACCCGGGTGAGGAGATGCAGACGGCGGGCATGGGCGGCTCGATCCCGCTGTGCAACACGCTGGCCACGCTCTACCCGGAGGCGGAGATCCTGCTGATCGGCCTGAGCGAGCCGGACGCGCAGATCCACGCGGTGAACGAGTCGGTGTCGCCGCAGGAGCTGGAGCGGCTGTCGGTGGCGGAGGCGCACTTCCTGCTGAACTACGCGCGCTCGAAGGCCTGA
- a CDS encoding ROK family protein produces MNGKATTATRTRLDRGRSALGPALELVHTGRAPTRAVLTAELGVTRATAGAVAAELEALGLIRVDSNPGAAAGSQGRPSHRLAVAEKGPVALAAQVHADGFRAALVGLGGTIEATAPGCVTVSADPAQVLGAVVEAGAALLRASGRRCVGAGLAAPSAVAEPEGTALNPLHLAWPAGAPVREIFAEQVRAAGIEGPAFTGNDVNLAALAEHRHGAGRGAKDLLCVATGHRGVGGALVLDGRLHTGSSGLALEVGHLTVNPEGRPCHCGSRGCLDVETDPLAFLTVAGRAPGPEVSLLQQARDLLRDHPDDPGVRAATEELIDRLGLGLAGLVNILNPDRIILGGLHRELLGADPDRLRAVVADRSLWGRSGGVPILPCTLDHNSLVGAAELAWQPVLDDPLKALGGTADAE; encoded by the coding sequence ATGAACGGCAAGGCGACGACGGCGACGCGGACACGGCTGGACAGGGGGCGCAGCGCTCTCGGCCCCGCGCTGGAACTGGTGCACACGGGCAGGGCGCCCACCCGCGCGGTGCTCACCGCCGAGCTCGGCGTGACCCGTGCCACCGCCGGAGCCGTCGCCGCCGAACTGGAGGCCCTCGGCCTCATCCGCGTCGACTCCAACCCCGGTGCCGCGGCCGGTTCCCAGGGCCGGCCCTCGCACCGACTCGCGGTCGCCGAGAAGGGCCCCGTCGCGCTCGCCGCCCAGGTCCACGCCGACGGCTTCCGCGCCGCCCTCGTGGGCCTCGGCGGCACCATCGAGGCCACCGCCCCCGGCTGCGTCACCGTTTCCGCCGACCCCGCGCAGGTCCTCGGCGCCGTCGTCGAGGCCGGCGCCGCGCTCCTGCGCGCCAGCGGACGCCGTTGCGTCGGCGCCGGGCTCGCCGCGCCCTCCGCCGTCGCCGAGCCCGAGGGCACCGCCCTCAACCCGCTCCACCTCGCCTGGCCCGCCGGCGCGCCGGTGCGCGAGATCTTCGCCGAACAGGTCCGTGCCGCCGGTATCGAGGGCCCCGCCTTCACCGGCAACGACGTCAACCTCGCCGCCCTCGCGGAGCACCGGCACGGCGCCGGACGCGGCGCGAAGGACCTGCTCTGCGTCGCCACCGGCCACCGCGGCGTCGGCGGCGCGCTCGTCCTGGACGGCCGTCTGCACACCGGCAGTTCGGGCCTGGCCCTGGAGGTGGGGCACCTCACCGTCAACCCCGAGGGCCGCCCCTGCCACTGCGGCTCGCGCGGCTGCCTCGACGTCGAGACCGACCCGCTCGCCTTCCTCACCGTCGCAGGTCGCGCGCCCGGCCCCGAGGTCTCCCTCCTCCAGCAGGCCCGTGACCTGCTGCGCGACCATCCCGACGACCCGGGGGTGCGGGCCGCGACCGAGGAGTTGATCGACCGGCTCGGCCTCGGTCTGGCCGGCCTCGTGAACATCCTCAACCCGGACCGGATCATCCTGGGCGGCCTGCACCGCGAGCTCCTGGGCGCCGACCCCGACCGGCTGCGGGCCGTGGTCGCCGACCGCAGCCTGTGGGGCCGCAGCGGCGGTGTGCCGATCCTGCCCTGCACCCTCGACCACAACAGCCTGGTCGGCGCCGCCGAGCTCGCCTGGCAGCCGGTCCTGGACGACCCCCTCAAAGCGCTGGGCGGCACGGCCGACGCCGAGTAG
- a CDS encoding class I SAM-dependent methyltransferase, whose product MIDPSTVPASGAATAAEAATPPPRLGAGLTFHGPLSEARAGRFVARLAAASPGTFLDIGCGWGELLLRLLAAVPGARGVGIDINGDDLALGRRLAAARGLAERVEYAEESALATTHGPADTVLCLGSGQALCDPEGPYDPAVVLRELRRLVRPGGRVLLGEGFWQRTPTNEELARMWPGAHTGDHLPLDALVDLAIEAGFRPAWTETASQEEWEEFESGYRHATEVWLAAHPDHPLAAETRARVDRQRAAWLGYRQVLGIAYLTLVPVG is encoded by the coding sequence ATGATCGATCCGAGCACCGTCCCCGCCTCCGGCGCGGCCACCGCCGCCGAGGCCGCCACCCCGCCGCCGCGCCTCGGCGCCGGACTCACCTTCCACGGCCCGCTGTCCGAGGCCCGGGCCGGCCGGTTCGTCGCCCGCCTCGCCGCCGCCTCTCCCGGCACGTTCCTCGACATCGGCTGCGGCTGGGGCGAACTGCTGCTTCGTCTCCTGGCCGCCGTCCCCGGCGCCCGGGGCGTCGGCATCGACATCAACGGTGACGACCTCGCCCTCGGCCGCCGCCTGGCCGCCGCACGGGGCCTGGCCGAACGCGTCGAGTACGCCGAGGAGTCCGCGCTCGCCACGACCCACGGACCTGCCGACACCGTCCTGTGCCTCGGCTCGGGCCAGGCGCTGTGCGACCCGGAGGGCCCCTACGATCCGGCCGTCGTGCTGCGCGAACTGCGCCGCCTGGTACGGCCCGGCGGCCGTGTCCTGCTCGGCGAGGGCTTCTGGCAGCGCACCCCCACCAACGAGGAGCTCGCCCGGATGTGGCCCGGCGCCCACACCGGCGACCACCTTCCGCTGGACGCCCTCGTGGACCTCGCGATCGAGGCCGGGTTCCGGCCCGCCTGGACGGAGACGGCGAGTCAGGAGGAGTGGGAGGAGTTCGAGTCCGGCTACCGCCACGCCACCGAGGTCTGGCTCGCCGCCCACCCGGACCATCCGCTCGCCGCCGAGACCCGCGCCCGCGTCGACCGTCAGCGCGCGGCCTGGCTGGGCTACCGCCAGGTCCTCGGCATCGCCTACCTCACCTTGGTGCCGGTCGGCTGA